Genomic window (Drosophila sulfurigaster albostrigata strain 15112-1811.04 chromosome 2R, ASM2355843v2, whole genome shotgun sequence):
TGTCTGTGCATTTGCTGCACCAGCTCAGGAATAGATAAGCTCCAGCTGACCTTAACCAATGGCAATAGAAAACTAAACAAACTGAGCAACTGCCTCATGATTCACTCGATTGAAGTGCCACACGAATTGAGGTCCTTTTATAGCTCGCAACTCGCTCGAGCTGCACGCCAACTGCACATTAGATAGTTGAGAAAGTCCACAGGGAATAGTTTATTGCACTTTACATTAAGGCTGCGAAAAGCTGTAGGCGGGGGGAGTCGAGCATCCTCATTTCAACGTAAGGCTCGTGATTGTTGTACTGCTCGCCGAGGGCGCAAAGATTTTCGTAACTGTCGTCCTGCCTGGCACAGTGAGTGCCAGGTGGCGAGGATACGTTATAGATGGGCTTATCAATCATGAGATCGGTGGCAAAGGTGCAGACCAGGCGAAAGTTGTTCGAAATACCTCTCACAAAGAAGATGCCGCTGCAGCCCACGTGACTGTTGCGATCCGTCATCAGCAGCGCCACTTGCCGCATGGTTCTGTCAAAGATTGGAGGGTGATCAGATGGGAACTAATACTGTCTATCCATACGCACTTTTTACTCAGACTCGTTGGAAGCTGCAGCACCATACTCCTGGTGACAAATCGTGTATCCTCGAACCAAACTTTGATGGTTTCCTCTAGTAACATAGGGAGCAGGCTTGATCTGTATATTCCCGCGAAGCTTACGCCATCGTAGATGCTGCTAATGGTCGTGTATTGTGGCGAGGACATGCAGGGCTGTATTATGGTGGCACATTGAGCTACATAAATGGTGGCCAAGTTCTCCAACTCCTCAGACCAATCCATGCGCGCCATTCGCGCAGCGGGCAGCAGAGTTTTCGTGTATCCCGCGGCCACCTTGTTGCGGTAATTGTTGAGCAGATGCAGGATCTGCTGCTGATGGGGCGCCAGGTTAATCAGCTTCGTTCCTGGTAAGCACTCGCTGCTTAATTTCTGTAGAACGGAAGTATTCTAAAGTTCCAACAGGTGTTTAGTATAAGGCAGACTTACCTTCAAGTATTGGCATATTAAGTTGTTGGTGCCGCAGTGAGTTCCTCTGCAGAGTTCTTGATGCTTATCAGCTAAGGCATTAAAGGACATGCAGAGCACAAAGAGCAGCTGTTGAGTGAGCAATTTACTCTCCACCAAGGACATGCTAGCAACCTCTAGAGCAGCGTGTTCCTGACTAACAAGACTTGCTTCCATTTCTTCTACTTATAACCAAGCAAAACAGTTGTTGAAGAACAACTAAGTGGAAATGTTATTTCagctaaaaaatatttactcaTTACTCATGCAAACTTATTAATCAACTTTTATGCTAAATAGAAAGTGAAAAGCAGAAGTAGTTAGAGGGGATTCTTCATTAGGTCGCAGCTGGAGCATTTTTACAGCCATGTGTcgtaaatattgttttattattgtcaCTTGAGGCAGTTAATCgcatttaattgtaaatttcccAAGTACAAGTTTATGGCGAGTGAGCACTTGTGGAGTCATAATGAGCTGTTCCAAAGCCACATCAAAGTCATAAGAAAAACTCAAATGAGGCAAAGATCTCGTTCATCTTCGAATGCTGCaaacagtcagacagacagacagatgatCACTCTTAATGATGCTGCAAgcgagcaacagcaaacaactctcattaaatttcaagtattttttattttggttattACAAGTTTGGGGTGCACTTCACTCGATTTGGCAGATGCGTCAGCACTTGACCCGTCGTCGAtgtcgtcgctgtcgttgtcatcgttcatcgtcatcatcgttcGAGTTGgactctcagtctcagtcgcagtctcgAACTCCATCTTCGACTCTGTGTCCCATGCTTGTTAACCGCCAAATTGAGTTGACGTTGACGTAATGCCCCGCCACTCGAGTAGGTCTCACTttttgctgttactgttgctatTACTGATGctattgctgtggctgttaCTTTGTTGATGAAGTGCAGTATCTGAGGCCTCTGTTGTCGGTCAATTAGCTGCGCATATCACAAagccgaacaacaacaacagcagcaacagcagcaaaaagtaaCAGTGCCGCTATGGAAAGCCCACTATAACATGACAGTCCAACTTGCCAACTGACTACGACGGGGTCATGCAGACTCTTTAATTGGCATTGCTTGCGtatgccacagcaacagcaacagtaacaacaacaacaaccgcaacaatGACATCCAATTTTTGTGGATGCTCCCGAGAGTTCATTCTGAATGCATCTGCAAAATTCCCCAGCGAGCGGACtgcatataatttgtaattgccTTTACTATCTTATTAAggaaattaacattttatacccgctacgcattgggtagaagggtattataactttgtgcgtgcaggaaatgtatgtaaaagaTAGatggaggcatctccgaccctttgctttggctgacaatttggtatgttttgcactctatagtatatttttaatgtataactatatcaatataccaaatactacgGTTGGTGTATTTGTTAGTATTTTAAGAACATCAAttggatatattttaaattcaaaatggtatattcttaatgttgcacaatatcaatataccaaatataatcaattggatatatttttattaatgttgtacaatatcaatatactaaattttgtggtatattaattttgtggtattatcattcaaaatgggtagcaggtatatcacagtcgacCACACAcaactgttgtttttttagttgttcAATTTAGCTACAAAGTTTCCAATTGAATACTAATTAAATGCAAGTTCATTATGCATTGAAACTTATAGGAAAGTTTAAAGTAAATTCTACTTTATTCTGAAGacattttaatacaataattcaAAGTTTCTCTTACCTCCCACTCGACCCCATAGTTCCTATAAATAAAACTCTATCTGTCTATCATCTATAATCTCTGCCACACTCAATCGTTTCTAATCTTTTGTGTTGCATAAACTCCGACAACGTTTCTCAATGATTTGAATCAATAATCAAATGCAGACAATAAATTAGCTTGAGCGGCGTTTCACGTGGTGGGCCAAgccttaataaataaatagattattattattctaattattatttattcgaaTGCAGCAAAAAAGGCAAAGATCACTGAGAGATCACATAGAGATCATGGACCACACTCCAGTTCTTCtgaatttttttctgtgtcacatttgtgtatttgttagCAACTGAAgccgtttgtttgttttgcttttgtttgtccAGTCATTGTCACAGTTTGCTCCCCTTCCACTTCCCCTCACTCTTTTCGGTGGCACGCAGTTCGCAGTTCGGTCAGTGGTTAAGTGGTGCAACAGACAAGAgacaacagacagacaacgGTGGCAACGGTAGCCTTTTTGGACAACAATGGAATTGTTGTCGGAAAAGCGAAAGAAATGGTGAAAATAGGAAAACTGCAAAAGGCCAAAAGTGGCCGCTGACAAAGTGTGTagagcagcagcgacagcagctaCTGCGAATGTATATCGGTCGTATACGTTATATACATACTTTTGTATGATAAATGGCATAGTTTAGAGCCAGTCAAGCACTCGAACTCAAACTCGGACTCGAATCAGGCGATTGTCCACCACAATGTAAATTTCAATGGTCCATTTTGGCGTGTGTTGCTTTGGCCTCTAAGTAGtccttctgttgttgttttggttgctgttgctgctgctgcagctgccccCAGTGGGGCAGTTAGTCGTATTTATGAAAGGGTCTCTCATAATTTACCACAAATATGGTCATAATTTTCGGCTTTTACTTTTCGGGCACAACACAGTTCGtcgttgtctgttgtctgctAATGAAGCGGAGGCAATCATgaaaccgaaaacaaaaacccTTCGAGCTGccgcttttgctgttgctgttgctaattTCATTGGCCGCCCGATGGCCACTTGTTTGGCATCGTCTGCGtctgtggcaagtggcaacaatggcaactTGCCACAGCCAGCATCGTTTCCTAGCAATCAACTGCAAACGTGTCATTCGCCAGTGTCTGGCAGTCGCGGCAGTCTataatcaacatcaacattacgaagcagcagccacttgGTCGCCTACAATGTGGAGCAGCAACACTGTGTCCACTCTCGCCGATGTCCGGCTGCATCCTGGCCAGCTCTGGTCTGCTCTTGTCTTGGAGTGGCCGGGGGGGCGCAGCGTTGAGCCACGCTTCAATAAATGTCACTCCTCGAGCTTTGCATCTAAAAATTGATGACaataatttgttgcatttgcccCAAGGGGGTGTGGCCAGGCAGAGACTGCAATCCGGCAATCGGCGGTAACAACAAATTGTCTTGGCAGACAGTTGGCTCTTAGCTGTCCCTGGCAGCGTTGGCGTTCCACATTGGACACGATGCGATGCCCGATGCCCGCCGATGCCCGATGCCCGCCGATGCCCCGCTGCCGTTTTCGACACAATTTATACAAAGTGTCGCAGTTTTTGGcgctttgcatttgttgctgaCAGCTTTGTGCCCCACCAGCCGCTTGCCACTTtacagcacagcagcaacagcaccgtGTGGCACGCCCCAGTGTCAGCCCCTATGGCCGCACTTTGCTGCCGCAACAGTAACAGCGGAAAAATGAAGCATAAATTTCGTCATTTTGTCGCAAGTCGTTTGTACTCGCTGTATACCCTAACCTTACCTAACCCAACCGAACACAAGTAAGACTGgtaaagtcgagtgtgctcgactatgagatacccgctacccattttgaataaaagcaaaacagtgcggtattattctgaaaatataccaaatagtaaaCCATAAAAggctatatatggtatatcgttcatatactaaatatactaaataatatacctcaaaaatgctaaaatataccaaaaaccatatttggtatatcgttgaAGTACGGAATGTACacaataatataccaaaaatatactaaaatataccgaaggctacaTTTAGTAAATCTTTGAAGTACTAAATATACCCAATACCCAATTTTATATtgccaaaatactaaaatatacccaagattgtatttgttatatcgtTTCGAAATATAACGTAGTTGTCGTAAAAGCCTATATACTATGAAAgtgtcaaaatataccatattgtcagcaTAATCAGCAATACGAGTATAGAAGATTTTAACCGCAATCATAAATATGTCACGTTTGTTACTAATATCTATACCATAATTCACGTCTCCGCTACCTCTATCTGGGATAAAGGTATTCATAAggacaaacagacagataGGCAAACTGATGGACATAGGATATGGGATCGGATATGCGTCcttttgcctgttacatacatttcctgccgtcACAAggctataatacccttctatcctatgagTATCGGGTATAACaagacaacacaacacaagacAAGAGACAAGTATATAGCATAGTAGTAAGGTGGGGCAAGTTGCTGATTGCAAAGCGCTTTGCGAATTGTTTTCACAATTCTATGAAAATCAACAGCACCAACCgtaaacacatttatttatttatctgctcgcccagttgttgttggttgaagtttcagttattgttgttgttgttgtttcactttgatttgatttcgattgcacatttttcaatttgataaatttatcGAGTCTGCACTCTCTGGCTCAGCGAAAAACAAATCACCTGCGATGCGAGTGAATGCGATAAGAGTGAATCgaaattcaatacaaattataatggGCTCTGCTCTGTTTGCCACTTCGGCTACcgccactgccactgctgtGGTAAATGGCTTCAATTGCGACCTTTTGGCATTCGAACAGAAACATTTCGCTAATGAAACCGATACCTCAAGTGTCAGCATCGAGTGGAGTCTGTGGTCAGCTTGCAGCTTCTGGACAGTTAGCAGACGTTGCAACCACATTTGCCGCATTCTAAGCCAACTTATGGCGgtcataaaaatgttaagcgcacaacatttgccacattgccaccttttttttattttgcaaagaGGAAGTGGAGCACGCacgtggcagtggcagtggcagtggcaagcAGAAATTGGATGCCACCATAAAGTGGTGTCCACAATCGCAGCTGCATATCATTAAAGGGGCAATCATAATTCTATGAGGTGAGAGGCTCTTGTCCGACC
Coding sequences:
- the LOC133836573 gene encoding tabinhibitin 2-like codes for the protein MEASLVSQEHAALEVASMSLVESKLLTQQLLFVLCMSFNALADKHQELCRGTHCGTNNLICQYLKKLSSECLPGTKLINLAPHQQQILHLLNNYRNKVAAGYTKTLLPAARMARMDWSEELENLATIYVAQCATIIQPCMSSPQYTTISSIYDGVSFAGIYRSSLLPMLLEETIKVWFEDTRFVTRSMVLQLPTSLSKKTMRQVALLMTDRNSHVGCSGIFFVRGISNNFRLVCTFATDLMIDKPIYNVSSPPGTHCARQDDSYENLCALGEQYNNHEPYVEMRMLDSPRLQLFAALM